The genomic segment TTAGTTAAACAACAATTTTTAGTAGCTTCAGGAGAAGAACTGAAAATTAAACAATCGGATGTAAAATTAACTGGTTGGGCATTGGAATGTCGGATTAATGCCGAAAATCCTGAGAAAAACTTTATGCCTGCACCAGGAGAAATCAAATTTTATCTTCCACCTGGTGGCTTAGGTGTTCGGATTGACTCCGCTGCCTATCCTAATTACAAGATTCCACCATATTATGATTCGATGATTGCAAAAGTAATTTGTTATGCAGAAACTCGTGAAGAAGTTGTTCAAAAAATGAAACGAGCGTTGTCAGAGTTTGCTATTGATGGCATTCCTTCGACAATCCCATTCCATTTACGTGTATTAGATAATGATGTATTTTTGTCAGGTGACTTTAATACAAAATTCTTGGAGCAAAACGATGTAATGAATCTTTCTAAGGAGGGCTAAATAATGGCTTACACAAAAGATTTACGTAAACAAAATGATGCACCGCTTGGTAAAATCGAGATAGCACCTGAAGTGATTGGCGTAATAGCTGGACTTGCTGCAAGTGAAATCGAAAATGTAGCCTATATGCAAGGTGGCTTTGCGACTGAAATGCGTGAAAAATTCAGTGGTGCTGTTAATTACCGAAAAGGCGTAAAAGTCGAATTAACCGAAGAAGGTATTTTAATCGAACTTTATTGTTCTGTCTTATTTGGTGCGACAATTCCACTTGTTGCTCAAAATATTCAAGATGCAGTTAGAGATACGATTTATAATATGACTGGACTAAATGTACTTGAAATTAATGTGCATATCGTTGGAGTCCAATTTGAAAAAACAGAAACACTTTCCTTCGATGATTTTTAACTATAAAATTCAAGGAAAAAAAGGAGCAGCTTTAACATGAAAAGAAGAGAAGCGCGCGAGAAAGCACTTCAAGCATTATTCCAAATTGAACTAAATGAAATGTCACTTGATCAAGCAATCAAAAACATCATGGAAGATGAACAAGACGACTATATGGAAAAACTAGTAGAAGGTGTCATGGCGAATAAAGCTGAAATTGATGCTATTATTGAGCCAAACCTAGACAACTGGCGTATGGATCGTTTGAGCAAAGTGGATTTATCTTTGCTTCGACTTAGCGTATACGAAATTAATTACTTGAGCGATGTGCCAAATCGAGTTAGTTTAAACGAATCCATCGAAATTGCAAAAATTTACAGCGATGAAAAATCAAGTAAATTTATTAACGGCGTACTTGCCAATATTGCACCCGAAGATAAATAAACTTGACTGAGTGCGAGGAATTCCCTTGCACTCCCTTATTTCGCGATTTTTTAAGATAAAACTTGGAAATGTAATTTTAAGGGGGCAATAAGCATGGGACAAATTATTGACGGTAAAAAATTAGCAAAAGAAATTCAAGGAAAAGTAACAACAGAGGTAGCTGAACTTGCAAAAAATGGCAAAAAACCAGGACTTGCGGTTGTGCTCGTAGGCGATAACCAAGCATCTCGTACATATGTAAGAAATAAACAAAAACGCACAGAAGAAGCAGGAATGAAGTCTGTTTTAATGGAACTTCCTGAAACAGTTTCAGAAGAAAAATTGCTTGAAGTAGTGGAAGAATTAAATACGGATGAAACAATCCATGGTATTTTAGTACAACTCCCGTTACCAAAACATATTTCAGAAGAAAAAGTAATTGATACTATTAGCTATGACAAAGACGTTGACGGTTTCCACCCTGTAAATGTAGGCAATCTTTTTATAGGAAAAGATTCATTCGTACCATGCACTCCAGCGGGAATTATCGAATTAATCAAATCAACCGGCACTCAAATAGAAGGTAAACGCGCAGTTGTAATCGGCAGAAGTAATATTGTTGGTAAACCAGTAGCGCAATTATTATTAAACGAAAATGCAACTGTAACAATCGCTCACAGCCGTACGAAAGATTTACCAGAAGTAGCAAAAGAAGCAGATATTCTTGTTGTTGCGACAGGACTTGCTAAATTTGTTAAGAAAGACTACATTAAGCCAGGTGCAGTTGTTATAGATGTTGGAATGGACCGTGATGAAAATAACAAATTATGTGGCGATGTTGATTTTGACGATGTAGTAGATGTAGCAGGTTTCATTACACCAGTTCCAGGTGGAGTTGGCCCGATGACAATTACGATGTTACTAGCAAACACACTAAAAGCAGCAAAACGAATTTGGAAAATGAATTGATTAATTGGATGTGAAATGATGGAACAAGATAAATATTTGACGGTAGCAGCAATCACTAAATACATTGAAAAAAAATTCGAGGTAGATCCGTATATGAAGCAAGTTTTTGTACGCGGAGAAATTTCTAATTTAAAACAACCGGCAAGTGGGCATCTTTACTTTACTGTGAAAGATGAATTTGCGATGCTTCGTTCTGTCATGTTTCAAAAAGCAGTTCAAAAGATTGGTTTTGTTCCTGAAGATGGTATGAATGTGCTCATTACAGGACGAATTGGTGTTTTCACAAAAGCTGGACGTTATCAATTTTATGCAGAACATATGGAACCAGATGGTGTTGGAGCGCTTTATATTCAATTAGAACAACTAAAATCACAATTAGAAAAGGAAGGACTTTTTGCGGAAGCGCATAAAAAAGTGCTTCCTTCTTTCCCGTCCAAAGTAGCTGTTGTCACTTCCAAAACAGGAGCAGCTGTCCGAGATATTTTGACAACAATTCATCGTAGAATGCCTTCTGTAGAGGTAATTGTTTACCCAACAGTAGTTCAAGGTGATAAAGCGGCTCAAAAAATCGTTGAGAATATCGGTCGCATTAACCAACGAAATGATATTGATGTAATGATTATCGGTCGTGGCGGTGGTTCACTAGAAGAACTGTGGGCATTTAATGAGGAACCAGTAGTACGAGCTGTGTATGATTCAGATGTTCCTGTCATTTCGGCAGTTGGTCACGAAACTGATTTTGCGTTAAGTGATTTTTCTTCTGATATCCGTGCCGCCACTCCTACAGCCGCAGCCGAATTAGCGGTACCTGATTATCGTGATTTGGAAGAACGGTTGGCTGAGCGGAAATATCGCTTACTTGCTGGAACCCGGCAATTACTAGAAAGAAAAGAACGTACACTTGAACAATTGAAGCAACATTTAATTTTAAATGGTCCCAAACACCAATTAGAGCAACAAATCGAACGAACAGATTATTTTTCCGAACGATTAAATAGCGCTTTTGCTAAACAACTTTTTTTAAAACAAACAACTTTTAATCGATTAAATGATCGACTCAATTATTACCATCCAAAAAAAGAAATCGAGCTCCAAAAAGAACAGCTATTACTTCGAAAAAGCGCCTTAGATAAAGCCATGAAACAACAATTAAAAGATAAACAACTGTCATTTATTAGACAAGTCGAAGCTTTAGAACATTTAAGCCCTCTTTCTTTATTGAAGCGAGGATTTGGTGTAACTTATAAAGAAAATAAATTAGTTAAATCAGTTAATCAATTAGCTGTTGGTGATAATATTCAAGTGAAGATGCAAGGCGGACAGATAGATGCGTTAATTACCGCGAAGGAGGAAGATACAAGTGGCAACTAAAAAGAAAACCTTTGAAGAAGCAATTGCAGAATTAGAAACGATTGTAGAGGCACTAGAGAACGGTAGCGCTTCTCTTGAAGATTCCCTTGACATGTATCAAAAAGGAATCGAATTAACAAAACTATGCCAAGATAAGCTACAAACAGCGGAAAAACGCATGGCAAAAGTAGTCACAGATGCAGGAGAAGAAATTCCTTTTGAAGCGGATGGTGAATAAATTTGCAAGATTTGAGTCTTTTTTTAGAACACTATAAAAAAGTGGTGGATGAATCACTTCTCACAGAAATAAATAAGCGCAATATCGAACCAAAACTAAAAGAATCCATGCTTTATTCGGTACAAGCTGGTGGAAAACGTATTCGTCCCATGT from the Listeria seeligeri serovar 1/2b str. SLCC3954 genome contains:
- a CDS encoding Asp23/Gls24 family envelope stress response protein, whose product is MAYTKDLRKQNDAPLGKIEIAPEVIGVIAGLAASEIENVAYMQGGFATEMREKFSGAVNYRKGVKVELTEEGILIELYCSVLFGATIPLVAQNIQDAVRDTIYNMTGLNVLEINVHIVGVQFEKTETLSFDDF
- the nusB gene encoding transcription antitermination factor NusB, producing the protein MKRREAREKALQALFQIELNEMSLDQAIKNIMEDEQDDYMEKLVEGVMANKAEIDAIIEPNLDNWRMDRLSKVDLSLLRLSVYEINYLSDVPNRVSLNESIEIAKIYSDEKSSKFINGVLANIAPEDK
- the folD gene encoding bifunctional methylenetetrahydrofolate dehydrogenase/methenyltetrahydrofolate cyclohydrolase FolD, whose protein sequence is MGQIIDGKKLAKEIQGKVTTEVAELAKNGKKPGLAVVLVGDNQASRTYVRNKQKRTEEAGMKSVLMELPETVSEEKLLEVVEELNTDETIHGILVQLPLPKHISEEKVIDTISYDKDVDGFHPVNVGNLFIGKDSFVPCTPAGIIELIKSTGTQIEGKRAVVIGRSNIVGKPVAQLLLNENATVTIAHSRTKDLPEVAKEADILVVATGLAKFVKKDYIKPGAVVIDVGMDRDENNKLCGDVDFDDVVDVAGFITPVPGGVGPMTITMLLANTLKAAKRIWKMN
- the xseA gene encoding exodeoxyribonuclease VII large subunit, with the translated sequence MEQDKYLTVAAITKYIEKKFEVDPYMKQVFVRGEISNLKQPASGHLYFTVKDEFAMLRSVMFQKAVQKIGFVPEDGMNVLITGRIGVFTKAGRYQFYAEHMEPDGVGALYIQLEQLKSQLEKEGLFAEAHKKVLPSFPSKVAVVTSKTGAAVRDILTTIHRRMPSVEVIVYPTVVQGDKAAQKIVENIGRINQRNDIDVMIIGRGGGSLEELWAFNEEPVVRAVYDSDVPVISAVGHETDFALSDFSSDIRAATPTAAAELAVPDYRDLEERLAERKYRLLAGTRQLLERKERTLEQLKQHLILNGPKHQLEQQIERTDYFSERLNSAFAKQLFLKQTTFNRLNDRLNYYHPKKEIELQKEQLLLRKSALDKAMKQQLKDKQLSFIRQVEALEHLSPLSLLKRGFGVTYKENKLVKSVNQLAVGDNIQVKMQGGQIDALITAKEEDTSGN
- a CDS encoding exodeoxyribonuclease VII small subunit, which gives rise to MATKKKTFEEAIAELETIVEALENGSASLEDSLDMYQKGIELTKLCQDKLQTAEKRMAKVVTDAGEEIPFEADGE